Proteins from a genomic interval of Neovison vison isolate M4711 chromosome 4, ASM_NN_V1, whole genome shotgun sequence:
- the ARHGEF5 gene encoding rho guanine nucleotide exchange factor 5, with translation MEAEEPQRGVSTPIPALAELSVTPEALRRSRQTAALGPEAQEGWEPSSAWAEGRGLSQTQRGALRDVKSCATKSVTPFPTEAPAGAETTQQDSVGEMGDTPERQDLVPHSPTDGGARTPAPSELGACLVRGEHLDVAPASGELGAGVEMEFRPELTSSTGETGQAEEEEAFPDASAQPRFGPSCERCPEETHPPGDSVRHGEEPQFTAAREGPGSGGPVCLLGAEGLGEQGPADAGFQEEAAVGEGGRSGEQEQKGEQGDGTEGEQRRKQEQRRGDPMPARQGERTGLCGDLEGLHCREQEMKTQGLGDPPQGEEGKREFGGPQESSVDARNEERQSLVGRSGKVTGRQEGQGLQRKVMFAQRQEEEPGNWDEDPLRSTEEGEPRDGPSAQALGASEVSSPCDLFLDTCHPMASVPGTQREPRAEEPLPVAPAPTWESGRWSSQPVSLPGSFRAGESPDQEIALDSQQEGSELGKGAVFTQGTEPVSAGTSAAPPRTPGSAPCSPAHVSPSTATSSSASPPAASSRRESSLAAHSSETSRASLWTNNASHSGASETPPAPFRGFLTAEATVEISTSSSQANPPSPLGHSTGAFQHLRSNSFPGSHRTEPTPDLLGPSLSFSHSELPQGAPKPAIYGSVIPRRDRKSGRDCRIIPESPSSLSALGQDSQEFTSDPERSGSPCSTQPCGSRHTSASAPESIAYGSSPPLVSVDARIHEPLPPPPPEKRRVHPSMVERDSHLHAGVPMPKQCGHPLPLAPGSGLHGPPKGPLPPVPDSLVARQHRPLPSTPDTPHPTQTSPSHRLRYNKPLPPTPDWSQTHRSVSSSSSSRTYRPLPPVPIVDPPTEPPPLPPKSRGRSRSTQAELMNAGGQGQPRPICPERTVATPHSVGRTSWPPAMGRSTDSLAPTSRSKSEGSPGMAFSNAATLLSPSSPTTPWSLELPEPTSEPGPSEESGAPGRGSLRRTAPQEGANGLRRLDVGRARQSAKLNHPHLEKASSWPHRRDPGRLPASSSGQVVDPGEGSSRHKGWNRQGLRRPSILPEGCSDTRGPAVEKALGPSDTIVFREKKPKEVMGGFSRRRSKLINSSQLLYQEYSDVVLNKEIQSQQRLDSLGEATGPASPRQPRRTLVSSESYLQRLSMASSGSLWQEIPVVRNSTVLLSMTHEDQKLQEAKFELIVSEASYLRSLHVAVDHFQLSAPLRATLSNQEYQWLFSRLQDVRDVSTTFLSDLEENFERNIFTFQVCDVVLNHAPSFRRVYLPYVTNQTYQERTFQGLLTSNSSFREVLEKLESDPVCQRLSLKSFLILPFQRITRLKLLLQNILKRTQPGSSEEAEATKAHHALEELIRDCNNNVQRMRRTEELIYLSQKIEFECKIFPLISQSRWLVKSGELTALEFSLSPGLRRKLNTRPVHLHLFNDCLLLSRPREGSRFLVFDHAPFSSIRGEKCEMKLHGPHKNLFRLFLLHNAQGTQAEFLFSTETQSEKLRWISALAMPREELDLLECYDSPQVQCLRAYKPRENDELALEKADVVMVTQQSSDGWLEGMRLSDGERGWFPVQQVEFISNPDVRARNLKEAHRVKTAKLQLVEQRT, from the exons ATGGAGGCTGAGGAGCCCCAACGTGGGGTCTCGACCCCCATCCCTGCCTTAGCGGAGCTCAGTGTTACCCCGGAAGCTCTCAGGAGAAGCCGTCAGACCGCTGCCTTGGGGCCCGAAGCTCAGGAAGGCTGGGAGCCATCCTCCGCGTGGGCAGAGGGACGAGGGCTCTCACAGACCCAGCGGGGAGCCTTAAGGGATGTGAAGAGCTGTGCAACCAAGAGTGTGACGCCTTTCCCCACGGAAGCCCCTGCAGGCGCAGAGACCACCCAGCAAGACTCCGTGGGCGAGATGGGGGACACCCCAGAGCGCCAGGACCTGGTGCCTCACAGCCCGACCGATGGGGGGGCGAGGACGCCGGCGCCCTCAGAGCTCGGGGCCTGCCTTGTTCGAGGCGAACATCTAGACGTGGCCCCAGCATCCGGTGAGCTGGGTGCTGGCGTGGAGATGGAATTTCGACCGGAACTCACGTCCTCgactggggaaactggacaagcagaagaggaggaagcttTTCCAGACGCCTCTGCTCAGCCCAGATTTGGTCCTTCCTGTGAACGGTGCCCTGAAGAGACCCACCCGCCAGGAGACTCTGTCAGGCACGGGGAAGAGCCGCAGTTCACGGCGGCACGAGAAGGTCCAGGGAGCGGGGGACCCGTGTGCCTTCTGGGGGCcgaggggctgggggagcagggacCAGCAGACGCGGGCTTCCAGGAGGAAGCAGCGGTCGGGGAGGGTGGGCGTTCAGGGGAGCAGGAACAGAAGGGGGAGCAGGGTGACGGTACCGAGGGAGAACAAAGGCGAAAACAGGAGCAGAGACGAGGAGATCCGATGCCTGCAAGACAAGGAGAAAGAACGGGGCTTTGTGGGGACTTGGAAGGTCTACACTGTCGTGAGCAGGAGATGAAGACTCAGGGTCTCGGAGATCCGccgcagggggaggaggggaagagggagttcGGGGGGCCACAGGAGAGCAGCGTGGATGCTCGGAACGAGGAGAGGCAAAGCTTGGTGGGGAGATCAGGGAAAGTCACTGGAAGGCAAGAAGGTCAAGGTCTCCAGCGGAAAGTGATGTTCGCGCAGCGGCAGGAGGAGGAGCCGGGGAACTGGGATGAGGACCCGCTGCGGAGTACAGAAGAGGGGGAGCCACGTGATGGCCCCTCCGCACAGGCTCTGGGAGCCTCTGAGGTCTCTTCTCCCTGTGACTTGTTTCTAGACACCTGTCATCCCATGGCCAGTGTTCCTGGGACTCAGAGGGAGCCTCGGGCTGAGGAACCACTGCCTGTAGCTCCGGCGCCTACATGGGAGTCAGGACGATGGTCCTCCCAGCCCGTTTCTTTACCAGGCTCTTTCCGGGCGGGGGAGTCACCTGATCAAGAAATAGCTCTGGACAGCCAGCAGGAGGGATCcgagctggggaagggggcagtgTTCACCCAGGGCACTGAGCCGGTCTCTGCCGGTACATCGGCAGCTCCTCCGAGGACACCCGGTTCAGCTCCTTGCAGTCCTGCCCACGTCTCCCCGAGCACAGCCACATCATCATCTGCCAGCCCCCCCGCCGCCTCTTCCAGGAGGGAGTCCTCTCTTGCTGCACATTCTTCAGAAACCTCCAGAGCATCTCTTTGGACCAACAACGCATCTCACTCTGGGGCTTCTGAgactcccccagctcccttccgtGGCTTCCTGACTGCAGAGGCCACCGTGGAAATATCCACCAGCTCCAGCCAGGCCAACCCTCCGAGCCCCCTAGGCCACTCCACAGGGGCTTTCCAGCACCTAAGGAGCAACTCCTTCCCAGGCTCTCATAGGACAGAGCCAACTCCGGACCTGCTGGGACCATCACTTTCCTTCTCCCATTCAGAGTTGCCCCAGGGGGCCCCCAAACCTGCCATCTATGGCTCTGTGATCCCAAGAAGGGACAGGAAAAGTGGCAGGGACTGCAGGATCATTCCAGAATCCCCTAGTTCATTATCTGCTCTGGGGCAGGACTCTCAAGAATTCACCTCAGATCCAGAAAGATCCGGGAGTCCCTGCAGCACCCAGCCATGTGGCTCCCGACACACTTCAGCCTCTGCCCCGGAGTCTATTGCCTATGGCTCTTCCCCACCCCTTGTCTCTGTAGATGCGAGGATCCACGaacctctgccccctcctcccccagagaaGAGGCGTGTCCACCCCTCCATGGTAGAGAGAGACAGCCATCTCCACGCAGGAGTGCCCATGCCGAAGCAGTGTGGCCATCCTCTTCCTTTGGCCCCAGGTTCGGGGCTACATGGTCCCCCCAAAGGCCCACTTCCGCCCGTTCCTGACTCCCTTGTGGCAAGGCAGCACCGACCTCTGCCCTCTACCCCGGACACTCCCCACCCTACTcagacctccccctcccacaggcTGAGATACAACAAGCCATTGCCCCCAACCCCAGATTGGTCGCAGACCCACCGTTCTGTTTCGTCCTCTAGTAGTTCAAGGACCTACAGGCCTCTACCCCCTGTCCCTATTGTGGATCCTCCCACTGAACCACCCCCATTACCCCCGAAGTCCAGGGGGAGGAGTAGGAGCACTCAGGCAGAACTCATGAATGCAGGGGGTCAGGGCCAGCCAAGGCCCATCTGTCCGGAGCGGACAGTCGCCACTCCCCATTCTGTTGGACGTACCTCCTGGCCCCCAGCCATGGGCCGATCGACAGACTCTTTGGCCCCCACCAGCAGGAGCAAAAGTGAAGGGTCCCCTGGCATGGCTTTCAGCAACGCGGCAACCCTTCTAAGTCCCTCTTCCCCAACCACACCCTGGAGTCTGGAGCTCCCGGAACCCACTTCTGAACCAGGACCCTCAGAAGAGTCTGGGGCCCCTGGCAGAGGATCTTTGAGAAGAACAGCCCCTCAGGAAGGAGCCAATGGCCTGAGGAGGTTGGATGTAGGCCGGGCAAGGCAGTCGGCAAAACTCAACCATCCCCATCTGGAGAAGGCGTCCAGCTGGCCCCATAGGCGGGACCCAGGGAGACTACCGGCGAGCAGCAGCGGGCAGGTTGTAGACCCTGGTGAGGGATCCAGCAGGCACAAGGGCTGGAACCGCCAAGGCCTGCGCCGACCTTCTATCTTGCCCGAGGGCTGTTCAG ATACAAGAGGTCCGGCCGTAGAAAAAGCGCTTGGCCCTTCAGACACCATTGTTTTTCG GgagaagaaaccaaaggaggtCATGGGAGGCTTTTCGAGACGCCGCTCGAAGCTCATCAACTCCT CCCAGCTGCTGTACCAGGAGTACAGCGATGTGGTTCTGAACAAGGAGATTCAAAGCCAGCAGCGGTTGGACAGCCTGGGAGAGGCGACCGGGCCGGCCTCCCCCCGGCAGCCCCGGAGGACCCTGGTCTCCTCAGAGTCTTACCTGCAGCGCCTGTCCATGGCCTCCAGCGGCTCCCTCTGGCAGGAGATCCCCGTGGTCCGCAACAGCACCGTGCTGCTCTCCATGACCCACGAAGACCAAAAGCTGCAGGAG GCCAAATTTGAGCTGATCGTGTCAGAAGCCTCGTACCTACGCAGCCTGCACGTGGCGGTGGATCATTTCCAGCTGTCCGCCCCGCTGCGGGCCACCCTTTCCAACCAGGAATACCAGTGGCTCTTCTCTCGGCTCCAGGACGTGCGCGACGTCAGCACCAC GTTCCTTTCAGACCTGGAGGAGAACTTCGAGCGCAACATCTTCACCTTCCAAGTGTGTGATGTCGTCCTGAACCACGCTCCCAGCTTCCGCCGGGTCTACCTGCCTTACGTCACCAACCAGACCTACCAGGAACGTACCTTCCAAGGCCTGCT GACCAGCAACAGCAGTTTCCGAGAGGTCCTGGAGAAGCTGGAGAGCGACCCCGTCTGCCAACGCCTTTCCCTCAAGTCCTTCCTGATCCTGCCCTTCCAGCGGATCACGCGTCTCAAACTGCTGCTCCAG AACATTCTGAAGAGAACACAGCCGGGCTCTTCCGAGGAAGCAGAGGCCACCAAGGCACATCATGCCCTGGAGGAG CTGATCCGGGACTGCAATAACAACGTCCAGAGGATGCGACGGACAGAGGAGCTCATCtacctgagccagaagattgagtTCGAATGCAAA ATATTCCCGCTCATTTCACAGTCACGCTGGCTGGTGAAGAGTGGAGAGCTCACCGCCCTGGAGTtcagcctctccccagggctgcgAAGGAAGCTGAACACACGTCCGGTCCACCTGCATCTCTTCAACGACTGTCTGTTGCTGTCTCGGCCCCGAGA GGGTAGCCGGTTCCTGGTGTTCGACCATgctcccttctcctccatccGCGGGGAAAAGTGTGAGATGAAGCTCCACGGACCTCACAAAAACCTCTTCCGACTCTTCCTGCTGCACAACGCGCAGGGCACCCAGGCCGAGTTCCTCTTCAGCACGGAGACCCA AAGTGAAAAGCTTCGATGGATCTCAGCCTTGGCCATGCCCAGAGAGGAGTTGGACCTTCTGGAGTGTTATG ACTCCCCCCAAGTACAGTGCCTTCGAGCCTACAAACCCCGAGAGAATGACGAGTTGGCGCTAGAGAAGGCCGACGTGGTAATGGTGACTCAGCAGAGCAGCGACG GCTGGCTGGAGGGCATGCGACTCTCAGACGGGGAGCGAGGCTGGTTCCCTGTGCAGCAAGTGGAGTTCATTTCCAACCCAGATGTCCGTGCACGGAACCTGAAGGAAGCCCACCGAGTCAAGACTGCCAAACTGCAGCTGGTAGAACAGCGGACCTAG